Proteins encoded in a region of the Micromonas commoda chromosome 10, complete sequence genome:
- a CDS encoding predicted protein, producing the protein MDPDRSSVPVIATLPMGGGAVTGPGAGVLHVQWGLGNELRVSRVRGTEPSGTGATPTEESDEISSGAAYVVQWACVTGAHRELAEETLPHFEQLKERVALAMHRGEGPDGVAAASVDAASRFARSVANTLDAKVETLEAASAATGERTADLEHVSLARAAWQLAAVYFVEPGEGTGVVTERLVEWYRRNGAALNFGGAGALPVRLRALIDGVAEAGDRPETAGGFWDCLAGLVAMGWSDAAADLVALHSCWAEWRQGMAAARPAAELLEAVVALIRTAPRMATADDTPPNTGDGSYPPSAATSLPQFQAFREAWTRQVRDVLSDHSLFDAVTDDATSDGARWSLEVLAGDETALARACRGGWLELMIASARHQYPNLRAAEHASLAERCVGITGAGESPELDELLGAIIAGDASRTTDVCARYFSPWFIAHLAQMLAAAAGGPAVAYEYGGGERMGSRSASSIAAESHVMTYCASLATRANTRHLALRYLPHCADRGAGAAAQILRRERPPPGSLPPDPGRSDAEEDPDVAFAKTLRSLELCADAGLVDVGLGVARAAAADARARGDETGAVAWLHRAGDVAGVAALALEQLPTPHVASADPSGAALALVRLAMGHPGAAEAAAEMNADGARADGAWADGEWRSAGATAAPGPAGFLDALAALRGALTELARAGTTASDAAGAKRAVGSAAVSAAARRAGGKLVALLGHSAGQSHLWTEALFHAVPLLEGAHASLTAKEIQLCMARLEQVSGAGTVTKGDLLRADVEVVNDERDLRAAAARTALARAYARACVSGAGGGRGIVAR; encoded by the exons ATGGATCCCGATCGCTCCTCGGTTCCCGTCATCGCCACCCTcccgatgggcggcggcgcggtgaccggcCCGGGAGCGGGCGTGCTGCACGTGCAGTGGGGATTGGGCAACGAGCTGCGCGTGTCGCGCGTGCGGGGAACCGAGCCGTCGGgaaccggcgcgacgcccacggAAGAATCGGATGAGATATCGAGCGGAGCGGCGTACGTCGTGCAGTG GGCATGCGTCACCGGTGCGCACAGggaactcgccgaggagacccTCCCGCACTTCGAGCAGCTcaaggagcgcgtcgccctcgcgatgcaccgcggcgaaggccccgacggcgtcgccgccgcgtctgtagatgcggcgtcgaggttcgCCAGATCCGTCGCGAACacgctcgacgccaaggttgaaacgctcgaggcggcgtcggcagcgACGGGCGAGCGAACCGCGGACCTCGAGCACGTCTCCTtagcgcgcgccgcgtggcaactcgcggcggtgtacTTCGTCGAGCCCGGGGAGGGCACCGGCGTGGTGACGGAGCGGCTGGTGGAGTGGTACCGGCgaaacggcgcggcgctcaactttggcggcgccggcgcgctcccggtgcgactccgcgcgctcatcgacggcgtcgcggaggctggcgacCGGCCGGAGACCGCGGGTGGGTTCTGGGACTGCCTCGCGGGGCTCGTCGCGATGGGatggagcgacgcggcggcggatttgGTCGCCCTGCACTCGTGCTGGGCGGAGTGGCGGCAGGgcatggccgccgcccggcccgccgccgagttgCTCGAGGCTGTCGTCGCCCTGATCaggaccgcgccgcgcatggccaccgcggacgatACGCCCCCCAACACGGGTGACGGTTCGTATcccccctccgccgccacgtcGCTCCCGCAGTTCCAGGCGTTCAGGgaggcgtggacgcgacAGGTGCGCGACGTGTTATCCGACCATTCGCTCTTTGACGCCGtgaccgacgacgccacgtcgGATGGCGCCAGGTGGTCACTGGAAGTCCTCGCGGGAGACGaaacggcgctcgcgcgcgcgtgccgggGCGGGTGGCTCGAGCTCAtgatcgcgtccgcgcgtcaCCAGTACCCGAACCTGCGAGCCGCCGAGCACGCGTCGTTGGCTGAACGGTGCGTCGGTATaaccggcgcgggggagtcgcccgagctggacgaactcctcggcgcgatcatcgccggcgacgcgtcgcgcacgacggaCGTGTGCGCGAGGTACTTCTCCCCGTGGTTcatcgcgcacctcgcgcagatgctcgcggcggcggcggggggtcccgcggtggcgtacgagtacggcggcggtgagagGATGGGTTCCCGttcggcgtcctcgatcgccgcggagtcgCACGTGATGACCTActgcgcgtcgctcgcgacgagggccAACACCCGACACCTGGCGCTCAGGTACCTCCCCCACTGCGCCGaccggggcgcgggcgccgccgcgcagatcctgcgacgggagcgcccgccgccggggagccTCCCGCCCGACCCCGGCCGctcggacgccgaggaggaccccgacgtcgcgttcgccaagACCCTGCGGTCGCTGGAGCtgtgcgccgacgccgggctcGTGGATGTCGGCCTCGGGGTggcccgagccgccgccgcagacgcccgcgcgaggggcgacgagacgggcgccgtcgcgtggttgcatcgcgcgggtgacgtcgcgggcgtcgccgcgctcgcgctcgagcagctccCCACGCCccacgtcgcgtccgcggacccGTCGGGTGCGGCGTTAGCCCTCGTGAGGCTCGCGATGGGGCaccccggggcggcggaggcggcggccgagatGAACGCGGATGGCGCTCGGGCGGATGGCGCTTGGGCGGATGGCGAGTGGCgatcggcgggcgcgacggcggcgccggggcccgCGGGCTttctcgacgcgctcgcggcgctccgcggcgcgctcaccgagctcgcacgcgcggggaccaccgcgagcgacgcggcgggcgccaagcgcgccgtcgggagcgcggcggtgtcggcggcggcgaggcgagcggggGGTAAGCTCGTGGCGCTTTTAGGACACTCCGCCGGCCAATCGCACCTCTGGACCGAGGCGCTGTTTCACGCCGTACCGTTGCTCGAGGGTGCGCACGCGTCGCTGACGGCGAAAGAGATCCAGCTGTGCATGGCGAGGCTGGAGCAggtgagcggcgcggggacggtcACGAAGGGTGACTTGCTTCGCGCGGATGTCGAGGTCGTGAATGACGAACGCGAtttgcgcgcggcggcggcgaggaccgcgctggcgagggcgtACGCGCGGGCGTGCGTGAGtggggcggggggcggccGAGGGATCGTGGCGCGATGA
- the GAPDH gene encoding glyceraldehyde-3-phosphate dehydrogenase (Protein has transit peptide on N-terminus (27 aa). ChloroP positive.), with protein MSAATTAALTARPVLAGKRVRSAKTVRCTARVSTVTRASKDPVVNALSEVLPAASGEKIRVGINGFGRIGRLVMRASLVRDDIEVVAVNDPFVTADYMAYMFKYDTVHGQFAGDAKYGAQVECDPAEECPMGFIVDGKSIAVFAERDPVNIPWGANDVDFVVESTGVFTSLEGAQKHITAGAKKVVISAPSGDAPMFVMGVNSDEYTDDLDIVSNASCTTNCLAPLAKIIDDTYGIVEGLMTTVHATTATQKTVDGPSMKDWRGGRGAGANIIPSSTGAAKAVGKVLPALNGKLTGMAFRVPTQDVSVVDLTVRIEKPASYEEICAAIKEASVNGDLKGIMGYTEDAVVSADFIGDERSSIFDATAGISLSPNFVKLVSWYDNEWGYSNRVVDLIALMHSKMPSKVSGGAR; from the exons AtgtccgccgccaccaccgccgcactcaccgcgcgccccgtcctcgCGGGCAAGCGCGTCCGCTCCGCCAAGACCGTCAG GTGTACCGCCCGCGTCTCcacggtgacgcgcgcgtccaagGACCCCGTCGTCAACGCCCTGTCCGAGGttctccccgccgcgagcggcgagaaGATCCGCGTGGGCATTAACGGGTTCGGTCGCATCGGTCGCCTCGTCATGCGCGCCTCCTTGGTCCGCGACGACATCGAGGTGGTCGCCGTGAATGACCCcttcgtcaccgccgacTACATGGCCTACATGTTCAAGTACGACACG gTCCACGGCCagttcgcgggcgacgccaagTACGGCGCCCAGGTCGAGTgcgaccccgccgaggagTGCCCGATGGGcttcatcgtcgacggcaagTCCATCGCCGTCTTTGCCGAGCGCGATCCGGTGAACATCCCGTGGGGCGCCAACGACGTCGACTTCGTCGTCGAGTCCACAGGCGTGTTCACCTCGCTCGAGGGTGCGCAAAAGCACATaaccgccggcgccaagaAGGTTGTCATCTCCGCCccctccggcgacgccccgatGTTCGTCATGGGCGTCAACAGCGACGAGTAcaccgacgacctcgacaTCGTCTCCAACGCGAGCTGCACCACCAACTGCCtggcgcccctcgccaaGATCATCGACGACACGTACGGCATCGTCGAGGGATTGATGACCACCGTgcacgcgacgaccgcgacgcagAAGACGGTGGACGGCCCGTCCATGAAGGactggcgcggcggccgaggcgccggcgcgaacaTCATCccgtcgtccacgggcgcggcgaaagCCGTGGGGAAAGTGTTGCCCGCGCTCAACGGCAAGCTCACCGGGATGGCCTTTCGCGTGCCCACGCAggacgtctccgtcgtcgacctcACCGTCCGCATCGAGAAGCCCGCGTCGTACGAGGAGATCTGCGCCGCGATCAAGGAGGCGAGCGTCAACGGCGATCTCAAGGGGATCATGGGTTAcaccgaggacgccgtgGTGTCTGCGGATTtcatcggcgacgagcgctcGTCCATcttcgacgccaccgcgggcatCTCGCTCTCGCCCAACTTTGTCAAGCTGGTGAGCTGGTACGACAACGAGTGGGGGTACTCCAACAGGGTCGTCGACCTCATCGCGCTCATGCACTCCAAGATGCCCTCCAAGGtttccggcggcgcgcgctaA